A genome region from Primulina tabacum isolate GXHZ01 unplaced genomic scaffold, ASM2559414v2 Contig369, whole genome shotgun sequence includes the following:
- the LOC142534112 gene encoding uncharacterized protein LOC142534112 produces the protein MVGSNLASHDSCGTNHMAAFSRSFSEQYYPADVRLQKLSEFENFIQALDMSVVEYTSQFNALGSYVPEIMADEVLKLHRFKKGLNSRIQSALAVYQPANFSDPMGAAIRAEDDIHRREGKNRNKQPLNSQSSRGRLMFKRPNQSGGPPSGLSPATSYQGLKSCLICGFRHAGECRRASGVCFGYGKSGHIIAECPTAVNRSAGPNKGTGPIVGAGPSKPNEDKPNARVFAMTQEEEDDANEVVSGTILIQKVSAYALFDCGATHSFMSKRFAKKLGCKPEKLTEPFRIATPTSRAIETHEIYRDCKISIDNQTFSSDLMQLIMVDFNIILGMDWLARKNAIVDCKGKKWSNHKEREATWEVEEKMRKEYLYLFGDQANSSFGDETSHKEGGM, from the exons ATGGTGGGAAGCAATCTCGCCAGCCATGATAGCTGCGGGACCAATCACATGGCAGCATTTTCGAGAAGCTTTTCTGAACAATATTATCCAGCCGATGTCAGACtgcaaaaattgagtgagtttgaaaatttCATTCAAGCTCTGGATATGTCAGTTGTGGAATACACCTCTCAGTTCAATGCCCTTGGATCTTATGTTCCAGAAATCATGGCAGATGAAGTCCTAAAATTGCATCGTTTTAAGAAGGGGTTGAACAGCAGGATCCAATCAGCTCTAGCAGTCTACCAACCTGCCAACTTTTCAGACCCGATGGGTGCGGCTATCCGAGCCGAAGATGACATTCATCGAAGAGAAGGGAAAAACAGAAACAAGCAACCTCTTAACAGCCAGTCTTCTCGAGGAAGACTAATGTTCAAAAGGCCCAATCAGTCAGGTGGACCTCCCTCAGGGCTATCCCCCGCCACTAGCTATCAAGGACTCAAGTCATGCCTAATATGTGGCTTCAGACACGCCGGGGAATGCCGAAGGGCCAGCGGTGTATGCTTTGGATATGGGAAATCAGGACATATAATTGCAGAGTGTCCTACCGCCGTCAATCGATCAGCAGGGCCGAACAAAGGAACTGGACCAATTGTGGGAGCAGGCCCTAGTAAACCAAATGAGGACAAACCTAACGCCAGGGTCTTTGCCATGACTCAGGAAGAGGAAGACGACGCAAATGAAGTCGTGTCAGGTACCATCCTAATTCAAAAAGTGTCTGCTTATGCGTTATTTGACTGTGGTGCTACACATTCCtttatgtctaagagatttgctaAGAAGTTAGGATGTAAACCCGAGAAACTAACTGAGCCCTTTCGAATAGCCACACCTACAAGTAGGGCCATTGAAACTCACGAAATTTACAGAGATTGTAAAATTAGTATTGATAACCAGACTTTTAGCTCCGACTTGATGCAGTTGATCATGGTCGACTTCAACATCATcttaggaatggattggttagcaagaAAAAATGCTATAGTGGATTGTAAAGGAAAGAAG TGGTCCAACCACAAAGagcgagaagcaacttgggaagtcGAGGAGAAGATGCGAAAGGAGTATCTCTACCTATTTGGTGACCAAGCCAACTCAAGTTTCggggacgaaacttctcataaagagggagggatgtga